DNA sequence from the Geobacter sp. AOG2 genome:
CCTTCGGCCTCACCGTGCTGACTATCCCGGACATCGCCAATGCCATGGACGGACACGTTGATGATGTGGTCTCACCGCTTTCCACCGGCGGCATTGCGGTAGATGATATCCGCAAGGCAGGGCGGAGCGTGGCAACACTGTATATCGGCGATTCCCTGGCCAAGGCGGGAATGAAGCTGAAGGAAAAATTCGATATCCCGGCCTACGGCTTTAACTCTCTGACCGGCTTGGCCGAGACCGACCGCTTCATGGAAACGCTCAGTGCCATCGCCGGACTCCCCATACCGGAGAAACACCGCCGCTGGCGGAGCCGCCTGATGGACGCCATGCTGGACAGCCACTACCAGTTCGGCACCAAGAAGGTGGCCCTTGCGCTGGAGTCGGACAACCTTAAGGCGTTGACCACCTTCCTGAGCGGCATGGGATGCGAGATCCAGGCAGCCCTCAGTGCCACTCGTACCCGGGGGTTGGACGCCCTGCCGAGCGATAATGTCTTTGTCGGCGATCTGGAGGATTTGGAAGAGGCCGCGCGGGACGTCGATCTGCTGGTGGCCAATTCCAACGGCCGTCAGGCTGCCGGTAAGCTCAAGATTGGGGCGCACCTGCGGGCAGGCGTGCCGGTCTTTGATCGTCTGGGAGCCCACCAGAAGGTCTGGGTCGGCTACCGGGGGACCATGAACCTGGTATTTGAGGTGGCCAACCTGTTCCAGGCCAATGCCAAGGAAGCGCAGAAGTTTGCGCATAACTGAAAAGGGTTATTTCACCATAGGGCAGACAGGGACAACTGGAGTCGGGCGGATGCAGATACACCCGGTTTCGCTGAGTCCCCTGGTTTGTGGGGCAAAAAAAGGAGTTGACCATGAAAATAGCGTTTACCACCTCAACCGGCGAGATGATCGACCAGCATTTTGGGCAGTGTCAGGATTTTCACATCTGGGAGGTAGGCCCGGACGAAGCGGCATTCCTCACCACCATTAGCGCCATCACCACGGCCGATGACGAGGAAGACCGCATTATGGCCAGGGCCTCGGCAATTGCCGACTGCGCCATCGTTTATACGATGCAGATCGGCGGCCCGGCGGCGGCCAAATTGGTCGCCCAGAAGATCCACCCGATGAAAACCGGCTCAGAAGTGAGCCTGAAGGAGACTGTCGAGCGCCTTCAAGAGGTACTGCGCGGCAACCCGCCGCCATGGCTCAGAAAAGCAATGAACAAGGAACAGGCCACATCGTTTTTAGAGGACTGACGCGCCCCCGCGCGGCACCACACAACCATAATGGAGGAAAGAATCATGGCTTACATCACTGCGCTCACAAAAGACAAACAAGAGTGGACCCCTCAATTCATCAAATCCATCGACGAAGAGCTCTGTATCGGTTGCGGCCGCTGTTTCAAAGTCTGCGCCCACGATGTTTTGGCGTTCGAGGAGTTGGACGAGGACGATTCGGCCAAAATGTTCATGAAGATCGAGAACGACGGCAACTGCATCGGTTGCCAGGCGTGCGGCCGCACCTGCTCGAAAAAATGTTTCACGTTTGAACCGGTTTCGCTGTAGAAGGCCGACCATAATCCGGCAGTTTTGAGACTGCCGGATTATGGCAAGGGAGGTGTTATGCTCATAGCAGTCGCATCCAAGGACGGTAAGGAGATCAACCAGCACTTCGGACATGCCGAGCGGTTTCTTATTTACGATGTTGAGGAAAGCGAAGCCAAGCTGGTGGATGAGAAAAAAGTTGAGCGTTATTGCAGCTTTAACCCGGATAATCCGTTGCGCGGACATGCCCTGAGAGAGATTGCCGATGCCTTGCAGGGGTGCCGGGCGGTGGTGACTGCCCAGATGGGAGAGCACCCTCAAGGAGAGCTGGAGAAGCTTGGGATTACCCCCTTCGCGGTATCCGGTCCCATTAAGGCAACACTGGTGGAACTGGCAAAGATTCTGTAAAATATCGCCCGGATTGCTCCGGCTTGATTGCACACCCTTCACAATGAGGTGATAACCTGTGGAACATGGTTCCTTCAACTATTGCAACCTGCCCCCTTGGGTTATCGCCTCGCGTCATTTCAACGAGAATCCCCAACCGCTGGAGATTCAGGGCGTCAAGGAGGCCAACCGCTTCCTGTTCGAGAAACTGGCCACCATCGCCTCCCAAGAAGAGCGCGCCCTGATCTTCAATGACTTCATGTCGGTCAAGTTCCAACTCCATAACTGGCAGGACCAAGCGACCGACACCGCCCGCAAAAGCATCAAGAACAGCTACCTGCGCTTTCTGCGCGGCTGGATGATGGATTCCAACTCCATAGAAGGGGCGGTACTCAAGCGCTGGGTCGAAAGCCGCATGGGCATCACCCCAACCTTTCACCGCGCCAGGATTTCCAACATCCACAGCGAGGCCTATTTCGATTACTCGGTGGATGTCATGAAAGGGAGCGCCCGAACCAACGCCATCCAATCGCAGCTCGATCTGCTCTACGAGTACTGCCAGTACGAGTTAGTCCGCAAGTATCCGGCAACACGGACCATATCCCTCTATCGAGGCACCTACGACGCCAGCGAACACAGTGTGTTGGAACAGATCGGCAAGCGCGAACAGATCGTCCGTCTGAACAACCTGATTTCGTTTACCTCGGACGAAGAGCGAGCCTGGGAGTTTGGCTCCACGGTGTGGCAGGTTAACGTGCCGCTCAGCAAGGTTTTCTTCTACAACGACCTGCTTCCCGGCAGTATCATGAAAGGAGAGGGAGAGTACCTCATCATCGGTGGTGAATACCGGGTCCGCCAAGTGATGTGCACACTGTAGCAGTCTGTTGGAAAACCCAGGTTGTTCAAAAATAGTCAGATCGTCGCACCCGCAAAAAAACCTGCGGAGGCGTAGCAGCGCTACGCCGCACAAAAGGGTTTTTGAGGACGAAGGCCTGATGGCTGTTTTTCAACAACCTCCTAGTCCCGCGTCGGGCAACACCCTTTGGGAAATCGCGGCACCCCCAGCTTTTCCAGGATGGTGAACATCGGGCAGAACTGGGTGAAGCCGGACTGGAACAGGTTAAGGCCGACAAAACCGGTGAACCAGAGCCAGTAGGGGGAATGAAAATGAGCCAAAAGCAGCGAGATGATGATGAATGACCCGGCGACGATGCGGACCACCCGTTCGACGTAATATTCTTCTTTCATGTGAGTTTCTCCTTTGTTTCCTCCCGTTATCGACGAGCGGGCAACATCTTAGTGTTTCGATAACAGCTCCGCTATCTTGCCTGCCACCTCCCCCGTCAGCACGGGGCAGATTCCCTTGTCATTGGTGGCACGGATGGTCTTGCAGCAGGTTGCGCCGTATTTTCCCTTGAACCAGCTATGTAGTTCGCGCGTAAGGTGGGTGATCTGCTTCTTGTTCTCCTTCAGCGTCAGACCCAGGGCAACAGTACCGCCTGATACGGCTCCACAGATACAACCGGAGCCGGAACCTCCGCCGAAGCCGCTGGCCATCTGCACCACCTCCTCCGGAAGGTCGGGGCGGAAATGGTTCCTGATCACCGCCAGCACCGCCTCGGCGCAGTGATATCTTCCCGAGCGGTAAAGCGCTTCGGCCTCGGCGCGGCACTGCTGGGCCAACTCCACCTCTTCCGAAGACGGCTGTACATTTTGCGACCAGAACATGTAATCCTCTTTCGTGTGTTGATATGCGGGACGAACCGGTGTGCAACCTTGGCTCGGCCATCCCGGCTTCATCATGCTTCCTGCTTATTATTATGCCGTTCTTTCCAGCTTTGCACCAGATAATACAGGATCGGTATGGTCACCCGGGACAGGGTTGTTGAGGCGATCTCGCCGCACATCATGGCGATGGCCAGTCCCTGGAAGATCGGATCGAAGACGATCACGAAACTTCCCACCACCACGGCCGCGGCGGTCAGCAACATGGGGCGGAAACGCACCGCGCCAGCCTCGATGATGGCCTCGTCCAACGCCATCCCCTCACGGCGCTTCATCTCGGCAAAATCGATCAGGATGATGGAGTTACGTACGATAATGCCGGCCAGGGCGATGAAGCCGATCATGGAGGTGGCGGTAAAGAAGGCGCCGAACAAGGCATGCCCCGGGAGGATGCCGATCAGGGTTAGTGGGATGGGGGCCATGATTACCAGAGGGGTGGTAAAGTCCTTGAACCAGGCAACCACCAGGATGTAGATCAGCACCATAACCGCGCCGAATGCCAAGCCCAGGTCACGGAATACCTCGTAGGTGATGTGCCACTCCCCGTCCCATTTCATGCCCATGTGCGCTTCGCTCCACGGTTGACGGGACGCCAGCACCTCCAACTTCACACCATCGGGCGTCGGCAGGGCGGCAATCTCTTTTCCTACCTTGAGTATGGCATAGACCGGGGCCTCGATCTGGCCGGCCACGTCACCGATGACGTAGATGACATTTTTCAGGTTTTTTCGATACAGGGTCTTTTCCTCATCCCCTGTGGTGGCTCGCACCAATTGGGAGAGCGGTACGTTACCCCCGGGGCCGGAGACGTAGATCGACGAAAGATCGGTTACGGAACTTCTCTGGGCAACGGGCATCCGCAGGTTGATGGTAACCGCCTCCTTTTCCCGAGGCAGATGCAGAAGCCCAACGTCCTGGCCGCCCAGAGCGATTTTCAGGGTCCGCGCCACATCCGCCACCGCGATGCCGGCCAGGGCCGCCTTTTCCCGGTCAACGGTAAAGGTCACCTTTTTCTGGTCGTCCTCCCGGTACCAGTCCACATCAACCACCCCGGCGGTCCGGGCCAGGATCGCCTTGATCTTGGCGGCGACCCCCGCGCGGCTGGCGTCATCAGGGCCATAGACCTCGGCCACCAGGGTCGAGAGGACCGGCGGCCCAGGGGGTATCTCGGCTACCTTGACCCGTGCCCCGTACTTGTCGGCAACCGCCTTCAACAGGGGGCGAATACGTTTGGCAATGGTATGGGACTGGTCTTTGCGCTCGTCCTTGCGCAACAGGTTGACCTGGATGTCGGCCTGATTCGGTCCTTTACGCAGGTAGTAATGACGCACCAGACCGTTGAAGTTGAAGGGTGCACTGGTGCCGATGTAGAGTTGGAAATCGCTGACCTCGGGCACGCTCCGCAGGGCGTCCCCCATCTCACGGGTAATGCGGGCGGTCTGCTCCAGAGGCGTTCCATCCGGTGCGTCGATGATAACCTGCAACTCGTTCTTGTTGTCGAAGGGGAGCATCTTGACCGTAACGGCCTTGAACCAGATCAACGAACAGGAAAGGAGCAGAAGGATCACCACGCCAGCGAGAAAGCTGTAACGCAACGCGACATTATGGATCAAGGCTCCCATGACCTTGCGGTAAAAGACGGTCAGTTTTGAGTCTTCAGGCGCCTCGCTGGAGCCGTAATGGGATTCCCCTTTCATAAAGCGATAGGCAAAATAGGGCGTTACGATAAAGGCGATCAGCATGGAGAAGAGCATGGCCATGCTGGCGCCCACCGGGATGGGGCGCATGTACGGCCCCATCAGCCCGCCGACGAAGCCCATGGGCAGGATCGAGGCAATTACCGCAAAGGTGGCCAGTACGGTGGGATTTCCGATCTCATCCACCGCCCGGACGGCGGCCTCCAGGGGTTTGAGTATGGTGGTGGTGAAGTAGCGGTGGATATTCTCCACGACCACGATGGCATCGTCCACCAGGATGCCGATGGAAAAGATCAGGGCGAATAAGGTGATGCGGTTCAAGGTATAACCGATCAGGTAGAAGATCAACATGGTCAGGGCCAGGGTGACCGGTATGGCGATGGCGGCCACCGCTCCGGCCCGCCACCCCATAAACAGCGCGATCAGGATCGTGACCGAAAGCGCCGCCAGGAACATGTGGAACAGGAGTTCGTTATTCTTTTCCTTGGCGGTTTCGCCATAGTTACGGGTTACGGTAACCTGCACATCGGAGGGGATCAACGTGCCTTTGAGGGCTTCGACCTTTTTCAGCAGGTCCTCGGCCACCCAGGTTGCGTTGGCGCCTTTGCGCTTGGCAATTGAGATGGTGACGGCGGCATAATCCTGCTTCGGGTCGCCGGTCAGGCCTTTGGCGTGGGCTCCAGGCCCAAGCCCCATGAATACATAGGTGTCCGGCACCTTGGTCCCGTCGGTGACCTGGGCCACATCGGCCAGATAGACCGGCTTGCTGTTGTATACCCCTACCACCAGGCGTTTGACCGCTTCTTCGTCCCCCAGGAAGTTGCCGGTTTCCACCAGCATCTCCCGATTGCCGCTGGTGAAGGAGCCCGAGGAAAGTTCGGCATTGCCTTTTTGGAGGGCTGCCGCCACCTGGAGGGGAGAAAGGCCATAACCGGCCAATCGCGGGGCGTCCAGGGACACCCGCATCTGACGTGTCAACCCCCCCTTGATCTCCGTTTCGGCGGCATTTTCACTTTTTCTCAGGTCGTCACAGATCTCGCGGGCCAGTGTACGAAGGGTGGCGTGGTCATAGCGCTGGGACCAGAGGGTCAGAGCCATGATGGGGACATCGTCGATGGATTTCGGTACCACCAGCGGCTCACCCGCTCCGGGCGGAAGGATGCCGTGGTTGCTCATGACCTTGTTGTAGAGCTTGACCAGTGAATCTTCCATGGGCTGCCCCACCAGGAAGCGCACCGTGATGATCCCCATGCCGGGCCGGCTCATGGAGTAAAGGTATTCGACGCCTTTGATCTCCCAGAGCTTGCCTTCAAAGGGCTTCACCACCCGCTCCTGTACCTCCTGAGGGGAGGAGCCGGGGAGGGGGAGGTAGATGTCCACCATCGGCACAACGATCTGGGGCTCTTCCTCCCGTGGGGTCATCTTGACCGCAAATACACCCAGGAGCAGCGAGGCGACAACAATCAGCGGCGTCAGCTTGGAGTCGATAAAGGCGTGGGCTATCTTTCCGGCAAAGCCAAGACGTTTCATGGTCTATTCCACCTTTGCGCCTTCGCTGACTTTTTCTGCTCCAGATACCGCCACCCGCTCACCGTCCGAAAGGCCGGAGAGGATCTCAACCTTATCGCCAAAGGTCTTTCCGGTCTTAACCAGCCGCATGCGGGCCACATTACCTTGATCCACCACCCAGACCGACGTCAGAGCTCCGCGTTCCACAATAGCCCGGCCCGGGACCAGAATGCCGCTGGAATTACTACCCAGGCTAACGGTACCGCGCCCAAACATGCCCGATGTCACCCCTTTCCGGGTAAGCGGCACTTTGGCGATGAACGTGCGGCTCCGGGGATCGGCCGACGGGACGATCTCGGCAATCCTGGCATTGAAGGTCACGTTCAAGGCATCCAGGGTGACCTGCACCGGCGTCTGGGCCTTAACCTTGGTTACCAAGGATTCCGGCAGAGCCAGCTCAAGCAGGTAACTCCCCTCGTCATCAATGGTCATCAACGGCTGGGCCGGGAAAACCGTAGAACCCAAGTCAACCTGTCTAGTAGTTACGACCCCGGAGATCGGCGCAACTATCGTCATGTAATCAGCCATGCGGGAAGCCGCCCGTGCTCCTTCCCCGGCTTGCTTGTAGCGGGCCTCGGCCCGGGCAACCCCTTGGGCCGCCACCTCCTTTTCAGTCCGCTTGATGTCGAACTCCTGACGGGTAACGGCCTGTTCATCATACAGGCGCTGATAGCGCCCGAACGTCACGTCGGCCAGTCGCTTGCGGGCCAACGCCTCATCCAGGGCACGCTGCGCCTCGTCGGCTCCTGCCACGGCAGCGGCGGCGGTAGCCCCGCTCTCCCGGGCATCCAAACGGGCCAGGATCTGTCCCTTCCTTACCCGCTCTCCTTCGCGTACTTTCAGCATGCTGACGGCGCCGGGGATACGGGCCGAAACGACGGCGCTGGTACGTGCTTTTACGGTGCCGACCACCTCCAGTATGTCCGGGATCGCAGAGGCTTTCACCGTTTCCACCTGGATGCCCTTCACTATGATTGCCGGAGAGTTTCCCTCTTGCCGGGCATCATGTCCTCTTCCGTCGCAACCGTTCAGGCTAGCCGCCGACAAGGCTAAGGCGAACAGACAAAAGAAACGCGTCATTTCATAATCTCCTTCAGGAATGTTCCGGCGGCATAATAGACCCGCCCACCGGCCAGAACGTAGTTGGCCTCGCTTTCCGCCAAATCCGAGCGTACCTGGTTGAGCGCGTTCTGGGCATCCAGCAGTTCAACCATGGTGGCCAGGGAGTTTTCGAAACGCCGTGTCAGGAGGCGCACCGTCTCCTCGGCATCCCGCAGGGCGTTGCGGGCGACCTCAAGCCGCTTGCCCATCTCTTCCCTTCGCAGTCGGCTCTCCTGTACCTGGAGGGCGATGTCCCTGCTCGACTGTTCCAGAGACTCGGCGGCGGCCGCCCGCTCGGCGGTTGCACGATCCCGATCATGGGAGCGGCGAAACCCGTCAAATATCTGCCATTTGAGGCTTACTCCCGCCATCCAGGCATCGTTGTCGGCCCCCAAGGGGGCGTCCTTGGCGTTCATCTGGTAGGAGGCAAAGGCGCCTACCTCAGGCAGGTAGGCGCTACGGGCCAGCTTGAGAGCCGCCTCGGATTTTGCCAGGTCGGCACGGTTTTGCTGCAACTCTTTCCTGTTTTCCAGGGCCGTTGCGACAAGGTCTTCGGAGGAGATGGCCGGACTAAGGGCTGCCGCCGGTTCTGCGATATCAAACTCCTGGCCGTTATTGAGGCCAATGACGTTGGCAAGGCGCATTTTTGCCAGCTCCAGATCGTTACGAGCGCTGATAAGTCGCTGCTCGACGGAAGAAAGGTGTGTTCGGGCGCGGAGCTCGTCCGAGAGCAGCCCGACCCCCGCGTCACGACGCACCGTTGCCAGCCGCATGTTTTCACGGGCGTCTTTGATCGCCTGGTCGGCTGCCTGTAGTTGGGCCGCGGCCTTCTGTACCTCCAGGTAGCGCCTGAAGACCTGGAAGGCGGTGTCCTGTCTGGCAGCCTCCAGCGCCAAATCCTGCTTTTCGGACTCCTTGGCGGCCAGTTCCCTGACCGGAGCCGTCGAGGGGCGGTACAGAGGCTGGTTGACGGTAAGGGCGGTCCTGAAATCGTGATAGGCGGAAGGGTGATTGAGGTTGTTGGGCAAAAAATCGTTCTGGGTAAAGCGAGCTTCGTCAAGTTTCATCATAAAGGCCTGGGTGGGCGCATTGGAAGCGGCAAGGGTCTCCTCGAAGGAGATGGAAGGGTAATAGTAGGATTCGGCCATGGCTACACCCTGGCGCGCAGCCTCGGCGTGATGACCGGCGGCCTTGACGAGATGGTTCTTTTCCAAGGCGATGCCGATGGCTTCCTTCAGGGTCAGGTGCTGAGCCGCAAATGCGGTGGTGGCCTGTCCTGCCGTCATCACAGCCAGCGTAATAATCGCGAATGCCTGTTTCACCGGATACTCCCTGAAATAAAATAATATATGAAAAGCTATATATATTATCTTTTAAAAAGTCAAGGTAAAGCTATTGAAGAAGCTAATGTTTCCCCAATGTGTGAGGATCCTGCAAAATTAAATACGCCGGGATGCGATCAGCATTCCGGCGTATTTTTCATAAGGCATGACTATGGAACGAATGTGCTGGTGTTAGTGCATGATAACGAATTCGTCTCGCCTGTTTTTTGCCCAGGCGGCCTCGTCGTGGCCTTCAACAGCCGGTTTCTCCTTGCCGTAGCTGATGGTGGAGAGACGATCGGCGGGCACCCCAAGGGTGATCAGATATTGCTGGGCCGATTTTGCACGCCGCTCACCCAGTGCCAGGTTGTATTCGGCCGAACCGCGTTCGTCGCAATTCCC
Encoded proteins:
- the nifX gene encoding nitrogen fixation protein NifX gives rise to the protein MKIAFTTSTGEMIDQHFGQCQDFHIWEVGPDEAAFLTTISAITTADDEEDRIMARASAIADCAIVYTMQIGGPAAAKLVAQKIHPMKTGSEVSLKETVERLQEVLRGNPPPWLRKAMNKEQATSFLED
- the fdxB gene encoding ferredoxin III, nif-specific, whose amino-acid sequence is MAYITALTKDKQEWTPQFIKSIDEELCIGCGRCFKVCAHDVLAFEELDEDDSAKMFMKIENDGNCIGCQACGRTCSKKCFTFEPVSL
- a CDS encoding NifB/NifX family molybdenum-iron cluster-binding protein gives rise to the protein MLIAVASKDGKEINQHFGHAERFLIYDVEESEAKLVDEKKVERYCSFNPDNPLRGHALREIADALQGCRAVVTAQMGEHPQGELEKLGITPFAVSGPIKATLVELAKIL
- a CDS encoding NAD(+)--dinitrogen-reductase ADP-D-ribosyltransferase produces the protein MEHGSFNYCNLPPWVIASRHFNENPQPLEIQGVKEANRFLFEKLATIASQEERALIFNDFMSVKFQLHNWQDQATDTARKSIKNSYLRFLRGWMMDSNSIEGAVLKRWVESRMGITPTFHRARISNIHSEAYFDYSVDVMKGSARTNAIQSQLDLLYEYCQYELVRKYPATRTISLYRGTYDASEHSVLEQIGKREQIVRLNNLISFTSDEERAWEFGSTVWQVNVPLSKVFFYNDLLPGSIMKGEGEYLIIGGEYRVRQVMCTL
- a CDS encoding DUF2892 domain-containing protein; the encoded protein is MKEEYYVERVVRIVAGSFIIISLLLAHFHSPYWLWFTGFVGLNLFQSGFTQFCPMFTILEKLGVPRFPKGCCPTRD
- a CDS encoding C-GCAxxG-C-C family protein, which produces MFWSQNVQPSSEEVELAQQCRAEAEALYRSGRYHCAEAVLAVIRNHFRPDLPEEVVQMASGFGGGSGSGCICGAVSGGTVALGLTLKENKKQITHLTRELHSWFKGKYGATCCKTIRATNDKGICPVLTGEVAGKIAELLSKH
- a CDS encoding efflux RND transporter permease subunit yields the protein MKRLGFAGKIAHAFIDSKLTPLIVVASLLLGVFAVKMTPREEEPQIVVPMVDIYLPLPGSSPQEVQERVVKPFEGKLWEIKGVEYLYSMSRPGMGIITVRFLVGQPMEDSLVKLYNKVMSNHGILPPGAGEPLVVPKSIDDVPIMALTLWSQRYDHATLRTLAREICDDLRKSENAAETEIKGGLTRQMRVSLDAPRLAGYGLSPLQVAAALQKGNAELSSGSFTSGNREMLVETGNFLGDEEAVKRLVVGVYNSKPVYLADVAQVTDGTKVPDTYVFMGLGPGAHAKGLTGDPKQDYAAVTISIAKRKGANATWVAEDLLKKVEALKGTLIPSDVQVTVTRNYGETAKEKNNELLFHMFLAALSVTILIALFMGWRAGAVAAIAIPVTLALTMLIFYLIGYTLNRITLFALIFSIGILVDDAIVVVENIHRYFTTTILKPLEAAVRAVDEIGNPTVLATFAVIASILPMGFVGGLMGPYMRPIPVGASMAMLFSMLIAFIVTPYFAYRFMKGESHYGSSEAPEDSKLTVFYRKVMGALIHNVALRYSFLAGVVILLLLSCSLIWFKAVTVKMLPFDNKNELQVIIDAPDGTPLEQTARITREMGDALRSVPEVSDFQLYIGTSAPFNFNGLVRHYYLRKGPNQADIQVNLLRKDERKDQSHTIAKRIRPLLKAVADKYGARVKVAEIPPGPPVLSTLVAEVYGPDDASRAGVAAKIKAILARTAGVVDVDWYREDDQKKVTFTVDREKAALAGIAVADVARTLKIALGGQDVGLLHLPREKEAVTINLRMPVAQRSSVTDLSSIYVSGPGGNVPLSQLVRATTGDEEKTLYRKNLKNVIYVIGDVAGQIEAPVYAILKVGKEIAALPTPDGVKLEVLASRQPWSEAHMGMKWDGEWHITYEVFRDLGLAFGAVMVLIYILVVAWFKDFTTPLVIMAPIPLTLIGILPGHALFGAFFTATSMIGFIALAGIIVRNSIILIDFAEMKRREGMALDEAIIEAGAVRFRPMLLTAAAVVVGSFVIVFDPIFQGLAIAMMCGEIASTTLSRVTIPILYYLVQSWKERHNNKQEA
- a CDS encoding efflux RND transporter periplasmic adaptor subunit — translated: MTRFFCLFALALSAASLNGCDGRGHDARQEGNSPAIIVKGIQVETVKASAIPDILEVVGTVKARTSAVVSARIPGAVSMLKVREGERVRKGQILARLDARESGATAAAAVAGADEAQRALDEALARKRLADVTFGRYQRLYDEQAVTRQEFDIKRTEKEVAAQGVARAEARYKQAGEGARAASRMADYMTIVAPISGVVTTRQVDLGSTVFPAQPLMTIDDEGSYLLELALPESLVTKVKAQTPVQVTLDALNVTFNARIAEIVPSADPRSRTFIAKVPLTRKGVTSGMFGRGTVSLGSNSSGILVPGRAIVERGALTSVWVVDQGNVARMRLVKTGKTFGDKVEILSGLSDGERVAVSGAEKVSEGAKVE
- a CDS encoding TolC family protein, which produces MKQAFAIITLAVMTAGQATTAFAAQHLTLKEAIGIALEKNHLVKAAGHHAEAARQGVAMAESYYYPSISFEETLAASNAPTQAFMMKLDEARFTQNDFLPNNLNHPSAYHDFRTALTVNQPLYRPSTAPVRELAAKESEKQDLALEAARQDTAFQVFRRYLEVQKAAAQLQAADQAIKDARENMRLATVRRDAGVGLLSDELRARTHLSSVEQRLISARNDLELAKMRLANVIGLNNGQEFDIAEPAAALSPAISSEDLVATALENRKELQQNRADLAKSEAALKLARSAYLPEVGAFASYQMNAKDAPLGADNDAWMAGVSLKWQIFDGFRRSHDRDRATAERAAAAESLEQSSRDIALQVQESRLRREEMGKRLEVARNALRDAEETVRLLTRRFENSLATMVELLDAQNALNQVRSDLAESEANYVLAGGRVYYAAGTFLKEIMK